Proteins encoded in a region of the Bicyclus anynana chromosome 9, ilBicAnyn1.1, whole genome shotgun sequence genome:
- the LOC112045189 gene encoding androgen-dependent TFPI-regulating protein — translation MSASKVNITHSTTYKQKYAWLKFRWFIYLLSFVHLVTMAIRFLIEKDFENSEDVTIRVYAKFKWKLITTWFNLLFFVYIPVCLYCDWRELKGNVTKHLKTVKRLRDFMFTSLVLPTTAFADILFWRLWHHDKDLIAPPAVDSMIHLWEHHCMHTISLLFVIFDFLFVRRKRPKNMAPGIITLTCFISLYIAVCVQSVLNEEYLYPVFKKFSYTKLSVLAIYTYISVLFYHTGQWVLVDLIHGQTVTQKKRVY, via the exons ATGTCTGCATCTAAAGTCAATATAACGCATTCAACCACATATAAGCAGAAATACGCTTGGTTAAAGTTCCGATGGTTCATATATTTACTTTCGTTTGTGCATTTAGTGACGATGGCtataagatttttaattgagaaagattttgaaaactctGAAGATGTTACAATTAGAGTTTATGCAAAATTTAAGTGGAAACTTATAACTACCTGGTTTAAT tTACTATTTTTTGTGTACATACCCGTTTGCTTGTATTGTGATTGGAGAGAATTAAAAGGAAATGTAACGAAGCATTTGAAAACTGTGAAGAGACTCAGGGATTTTATGTTCACCAGTCTGGTGCTACCGACCACAGCT TTTGCTGATATTCTATTCTGGAGGCTATGGCACCATGACAAGGACCTGATAGCCCCACCTGCTGTGGACTCCATGATACACCTGTGGGAGCATCACTGTATGCATACGATATCACTGCTTTTTGTCATTTTTGACTTCTTATTTGTGAGGCGGAAACGACCCAAGAATATGGCTCCAGGAATCATTACGTTGActtgttttattagtttgtatATTGCAGT GTGTGTACAAAGTGTTCTGAATGAAGAATACCTGTATCCCGTCTTTAAGAAGTTCTCCTACACCAAATTATCGGTTCTGGCGATTTACACTTACATATCGGTCTTGTTTTACCACACCGGCCAATGGGTGCTTGTAGACTTAATACACGGACAAACAGTTACACAGAAAAAacgtgtttattaa